In Arachis hypogaea cultivar Tifrunner chromosome 7, arahy.Tifrunner.gnm2.J5K5, whole genome shotgun sequence, the genomic window TTTGCATTTGTCTCACAGGTATCTCCCTTGTTTTAAGATAATGGATATATGGATATTGCCAGTCTGGTTCCTGGGCAATAGTCAAAATAGGTGTTAGTATAGTGTAACTCTAAGTTCGTCTAGGAAGAAGGTTATTACCAAGATCATCGGCATTGATAACACGCAAAGCAGTATTCTCCTTGAAAAGGTTATTACCAAGATCATCGCAATTGAGGGCTTGCAAGTTACAACGATGTGCATTGAGAATCTTAATCTAGTTTAAAAGATTTAGAGCAGTAAAGGTATATGTTCCTTATGTGGTAAGCCTTGCGGATGATGTATAGTTCATCCTGTCCAGGTATAAGCTTGTCTAGGCTTAGGGTGGATGTGGTATACGTCGGCTTTAAGAGAATAGACAGATAATAGTGGATATCTACAAAGGCATTCTGACGTTCAAGTAAGAAAGAGTATGAGATGAGTAGTGAATGTTTAGAGTATTTACAGAGTATCATGCAATGAAACGATTACATTGTTGACCACTCCTGAATATTATCTAAGCTTAACAAAATAAGTCCATTAGAGGTGTCAGCACGTATACTTAAATAAGCacgttttatttaattatttagttcCGATTTATAGGTGATATGCATTGAGCTATAACTGACGGATCAATGTATAAAGGCATGGCAATAGTTCTCCATCAACAGCCACATTTTTTCAccaaaaaagcgtggccaaaaagtAAATATGGGAACTTATTccaaaaagcgtggccataaaaAATTGGTCATGGTTGAACAAGTGCTCCTTTGAAAAGCGTGACAGTAGTTCAAATAGCTTGACCATATTTATGGGCAATGgccatacttttttttttagattttcgaCACTCTTTTAAAACGTGGGAAAAAATAGATTTTCTTATAGTGATATTAGATGTAGCTTGAAAAGGATAGGAGCATGAGCCACCATGGACTCCGAACTTTGCTCTATGATACTATAATAGAGTTTGAGGAAGGATTGAAGTAAAGAAAACAGAGCTTAGAGAGAGACAAAATGTGACAACTGAATGTAAATTGATTAGTACATTGTGCTGTTCTTATACTAGATAATTCACTAAGGGATGATAGTGACAAGCTGAGCAAATCTGCCTAGAACATAATTAATTAACTTTCTGTTATAACTATTTTAACTCCGAAACAGAATCAGTCACTTTAACTCTTAGTAACTTTTGCATTCTGATCTTGATATCAATTGGTGATATATTGGATCAACAAGAATTGACTTACAATCACCTGATGATCATGAAGATTATTTATACTAAATTTTGTAAAACTTGAACATTAAGAAAATTATAATCTAACAACTCATGTTCATATACGTTTCAACCTTTAATTTTATATTaccttaaaatttaatttataaactttaTGTAAAATGATACATAGTAATTCATCAATTATAAAGAATTGAATTCATCAATTCTGTCTTTGTTCTTCAACTTCTGTTTTGCAACTCTACATAATATACTCCAACCATTTTCTTATATGCATCCGTTTGGAGGAAGAGTGATTTTTTTGTTTCTCTCGTATAATCGTACACCATGAAAGAATGTTATTTATTAAATCAGGAAGAAATTTTAACTGTTCCTTacaacatttattttataaatatgaagATAAAATTACAAGCATACAAATAATGAATAACCAACTTTTCCCCCATGAACCCCctcccaataaaaataaaatcctacAGATCTTCTAAAATTACACATTTACCACTTAATTGGTTTTTCTctacttttgatcttttgattctGTAGTTGTCACAGCATTTATTTGTTGCTTAGGCAATGATTTCAACAATGAATCAAACTCATCTTCCATATCATCTACCTGCATTTTCATATATACTCAtcatcattatttatttattttttgttattgggAGGTTCAAATTAGGCTAATTATATGTAACAATGTTTTCTCAACTCATAATCGTTTATTGCACAAACGTTtattaaaggaaaaaaatttcaaatttgtcTAATGTATGTTTCAATTCAAGTGATAATTTCAACTGCTGTGACTAtgggagaaaaaaaaataatgaatattcTTAATTGACTTGAAGGAAGGAACACTCAGCAAGATATCTTGGCTGAAATACGTGTTAATGCCACTTGAATTCCATGTTGAGAATTAAAACAAGCAAGTGGTTGCAAATAAATTCTAGAATATTTATTAACTAGAAAATGATAATGGTCACTACTTTTTGGTGCGTATGAAACTTCCTCGATATATAGGTAGGAAAAACTTCTAGTATTATGAATGTAAGGCCGAGTCAAAGATAGAAATAGAAAAGAagtcaaaataataaatcctaaatcaaTATATCTATAATTTGACTTTCAAAGAtagttagtaaaaagaaatagTCTAGTAGATTTATTTTAATCCCTACTCTCCATTGTTGTACCAATTATGTTGACAAATTTTAAGATGTTAATCTTTCGAAGAGTTTCATAGAGCAATATGGTATAGGAAAGTTATCAGGTGTATCTAAGAACACTAgtgttccagttgttttaaccgttgattttaattaatatatattatatatattttttataattcagatcaacggttaaaacaattggAACACCGGTGTTCCCGGTACACCTGATAACCTTCCTAtggtatatttaatatatatatatatatagcaatattCATGTATAGCAGTTATACAAATATGTTATATATCATTTTGCATCTAGACATTCAATAATGATGCTAGACAATAAATATCTTTAATTGTTCTGTAAAAAGTTTAAACAAAAAGATTAgttgtaatataaaaataaataacatgtgtatatatgtacagaggaaagcacaaaaagttaattagtgtGATGATGATAGATGGGCCAAACTTTTGTGTGTCAGTACTTCTCATAATGCATATCCGCTCTTAATTAATATCATATCATCAACTTTATATATATTAGTCTAAAATAATTACATTCACATGTACATCATCATATGCGTTCGCAATTCTTTTATAGGAGTAGTTAGTTTTCAtggtagaaaataaaaaacaattaagGAATTAGGTTGCAAttgaataaagaaagaaaaagtaaaacgCATGCATTAGGTGAAAACAAGACAATTTAAAGTAAAGACCGAGAGACGAGAGTTGTGCAactataaattattaaaagagagaataaatatagaattcatttttaatcggttaatattaattaattttttattataaaattgtcttttaaatttttatttttagaagatttagaatttagattaatatttaaaatttaaaatttaaaaaaaaatcttagaacaataattaaattattttcgtGTAATCTTAAAGTTACAAATTTAAATCGTAAAAATAGCTACGACGAGGTTATTCTGTCTCCATTATAATCTTGAAAAAATTTTAAGCGTACCAATATATCGACGTTTCAGTGATTTTTAATCGTTaatcttaaatataaaaaatatatataatatatataattaagatcaatagTTAAAAATCACTGAAAAATCGATATTGGTATACTTAAAAACTTTTCTATAATCTTTATGTGCTGCTATCGattgaaaaatattatattactatGTTAGTTCCTGAATTAAAGActctaaataaagaaaaaagcaaaCCTTTTCCAGTGTATCTCCTGCATTTTCAGCAATCTTGTCTACATTTTCAGCCACTTTCTCAACGAACTCAACAGCATCACGAAGTTTTCCTTCAGGAATAATCTTCACAACTTCTTCAGCCGCCTTGTCCACTCTCTCTGCCACCTCTTCTATCACGTCTGCGATTCTTTCTGCTTCCTCTATTGTTGTTTCAACTTTCTCTACacacaataataaatataataattaccaaTTATTCTGatgaacaaaaattaaaacaaaaatcaacGTGGAAATTAAATTCCAAGATCTCTTCTTACCTTTGAGAAGTAGCAAAGGACCCCATTTGCCCTTCGAAAATGACATCACTATCGTGAATATGGTTCCAACCACCCATAGTTTCCTGGAAAAGAATAACAAACCGCTTTGCATTGTTAACTGTTTGATTCGgagaattattttttcaaataattaacATCATTAATCATGATAGTCTCTTGAAATCTATGACTAACATTTgaaaataaacaataattgaaaaattttaagtggtaaataaaatctaaatataaCGAAGAAATTAACTCAACtttaattttgatacctttaCGGTACAAATTTTTTATAGGTAAAtaagttttagtattttttacaTTTGTCTAGCATATAAATATTAAActgtttttaataaataaattttttaattaatgtgtgcaaattctaaaaaatatgaatACAAACTGTATTAATTCATgtataaaattttagtaaatatagatataaattttatattttttgtgtgtaaaatatatatataaatatgagtacaaattattattaattaaatgttgttcaaaaataataatatttattgattatttaacattactcattatttaattttatattttttggataaacatttacataatttgatatatatatatatatatatatatatatatatatatatatatatatatataaaagtaaattaagttcatcaattcaatataaaagtaaataaacataaaattttacCAATTAGAAGGGGAAGGAAAAGGAGAAGGATTAACAGGAAGAGGTG contains:
- the LOC112703214 gene encoding uncharacterized protein; the protein is MANAIFITHNKSSLIVAPRTFHKCQSSKVDNVRISFGSNIKFNSSCVPQQNLLPLRRNMNIIVCASTQPGPPLPVNPSPFPSPSNWKLWVVGTIFTIVMSFSKGKWGPLLLLKEKVETTIEEAERIADVIEEVAERVDKAAEEVVKIIPEGKLRDAVEFVEKVAENVDKIAENAGDTLEKVDDMEDEFDSLLKSLPKQQINAVTTTESKDQK